From Alloacidobacterium dinghuense:
CGTCTCAACCGCTCCACCACCTAGAGCGAGCACCAGATGATGTTCGCTGAGAAGATCCCTGATGACTTCACTTTCAAGCTGGCGGAAGGACGCTTCTCCCTGCTGGGCAAAAATTTCCGCTATCGTCGCCCTAACTCGCGTCTCGAGCACGGTGTCTGTGTCCAAAAATCGCCACCGCAACTGCTGCGCGAGAAGTGCGCCGACGGTCGACTTGCCGGCTCCCATAAATCCCACGAGCACAATACGCGAGATGCAGGCTGGCAATTGTGGATTTGTCTTCATGCGTTCTCTGCATTATAAGAACGCTTTACACCGCGGGCTATGACCGTTTGTCTGAAGGTACAGGAGCCTTGTGGTTCGTCTCGCTGCGAATCGCGTTCTGGATGTTATTCCAGACCCCGGGACTCGGGTCATGAATAGGGAGCAGCAGCTTGGCCTGCGATGCGATGTATTCGAGATCACGCACAAGAGCGGCACAATTTTCGCAGCCGAGAACATGCTCGTCAGCGCTGACGTTCGCGCCAGATTCAAACAGCTCCGGCAGTCTTTCCTGAAATTCCACGCAATTCATTGATTTCCCAGTTTGCCTGTCGCGAGCGCCGCTCATGCAATCGACTCCTCTTTCCGCTGTCCGGAACGCAGGAGGTCACGAAGCTTCATGCGCGCTTTATGTAGTTGCGATTTGCTATTGCCGATGGAACAGCTGAGCATGTCGGCAATTTCATTGTGTTCGTAGCCTTCCACGTCGTGCAGCACGAAAACGAGCCGATAGCCGGGAGGCAAGTTTTCAACCGCGCGCTCAAGGGCGACGCGGTCAATCGAGCCGGAAAGCACCAGATCGCGCTCGCCGATATCTTTGCGAGGGCCGTCGTCCTGCGAAGGTTCCAGCGTTTCCTCAAGAGATACCTGCGGAAGTCCTTTCTTGCGCAGGTGCATGAGCACAACGTTTACTGCCAGACGATGCAACCAGGTAGAAAAGGCTGAATCACCACGAAACGTGCCAATTTTACGATAGAGCTGGAGAAATGCTTCCTGCGTCAGGTCTTCGGCTTCAGCCACGTTACCGAGCATGCGAAGGCAAAGAGAGTACACCCTCCGTTTGTGGAGAGAATAGAGAATCTCGAAGGATGCCGCGTCGCCCTGCTGCGCTTTGGCGATCGCCTCCGCCTCTCCGGCAATCGGGGGATTTCGGCGCATGTGCTGCACTAATTTTGGTTGGGACGGTTCTACACTCATCCGCACTTCACCTGTCTTGAAAATTCCACGCTTTGCGTCTCCCGTCAATCCACGGCTCAACTTTGTTTGTACGGCAACGGTCATAAGGGGTATCAGCCAACTGTCTTTGCGAGTTGTTTATGGGAAGGCAGTTCAGCGCAAATGGTTGCCAATCCGAAGGTTGGCGGACTTTGGTCAGGAGCCGATGTAGCGCGCATAGAG
This genomic window contains:
- a CDS encoding shikimate kinase, yielding MKTNPQLPACISRIVLVGFMGAGKSTVGALLAQQLRWRFLDTDTVLETRVRATIAEIFAQQGEASFRQLESEVIRDLLSEHHLVLALGGGAVETAATREALLNSPETCIVFLEATLEIMISRCEQQPGAALRPVLNDRERLRSRFEDRLPHYRNAHLVIQTAQLTPDETSQQILAAVSAFLKENTLA
- a CDS encoding RNA polymerase sigma factor, giving the protein MRRNPPIAGEAEAIAKAQQGDAASFEILYSLHKRRVYSLCLRMLGNVAEAEDLTQEAFLQLYRKIGTFRGDSAFSTWLHRLAVNVVLMHLRKKGLPQVSLEETLEPSQDDGPRKDIGERDLVLSGSIDRVALERAVENLPPGYRLVFVLHDVEGYEHNEIADMLSCSIGNSKSQLHKARMKLRDLLRSGQRKEESIA